One Dunckerocampus dactyliophorus isolate RoL2022-P2 chromosome 6, RoL_Ddac_1.1, whole genome shotgun sequence genomic window, AAGAAATGATCCTCTCATGCCCTGTCCCCTCAACTGCATCTCGTTCACCTCCTGGTGGTACACGGCATATGCCAGGTACTGGTAGTCCTTCACCCCAGTCTCCTTCTCCTCCCTCTCCAGTCCAGGAACCAATTGCTTCACTTCCTGATTATCTCCACACTACATACCGTGAGTTCCTGTACACTAAATTTCCTCAGTTCTACTCTCCTGGTCCAGAGCCTGCCAGCCCCCCTTCATTGTCTCCTGGCAGTCTTCCTGGAGCCACATCACCTCATCAAATCCACAACCCATCAAATGTTTTACCTGCTGCATCTGGAGCGTCATTCGAGGATCAGATTGCTAAGCCTGACTATCTCCACATTGTTAAACCTGGGTTCCCGTATCCTATCTTTTCTCATGTCTCTCCTCCTGGCTTTCAGCCTGCCAGTCCTCAACCCACCTCTCCTCAAGTTCCCCACCAACCCAAACTTCAGGATTATCTTCAGACACCTTTCTATGTAATACCTACAGCACCTTCCATGCAAGGACAAGCTGCTCCTCCTTCCAGCCGCCTTTTCCATCCACCAAAACATCCCTCTGGGCCACATGACCAACTTCCATCCAACTCCTATGGCATTTACCATCCATATGAACAATTGTTTGACCCAAAAGAAGCTAATGACATAAGGCCGCCTCCTATGTCATACCCTAACATTGTCCGTCCACCTGCTGCAACACCCACCCAAAAACCTGCCATCCCAAGCTACCTTTTTCCCCAAGCCCCACTTTACTTCCTTCCGCCTCCACATTCGGAACATCTACATCCCACTTGCCCCCCTTATGCTGAGACACTGTGTGGCTACTACCAGCACTCTGATCCTTATAGCTTCCCCTCCTATTTGCCAGTACACCCTCCTGTGCCCCATTTCCCAACTGAGTCACCGGCAACTACACAAAAACCTGTGCTGCCTTCCCCGTCTAAACGCACTCCACTGCCCCCACATTATCATTGTGAAGTGGGCAGTGTTGTAGTCTTCCTGCCTACTGCTCACCCACATCTTATCCAGGTGAAAGGTCAGTCAGTCGCTTTTGTAAACCATAACCTCTTCTAAGATGATATTAGTACAGTTTGtggttttacaaaaaatattttacagatCAAGAGACATGGCAGTCCCTATCCACTGTTTGTGGGCATAAAATCCACATGCCAACAATATCTACAGTAATCCTTTATTCTCCTCTGCCTGGCTGTTACACAATGTTACTGGTGAGATCCCGCTTGTATTTGTCGTATGTCATATAATGCCTCAGCATTACATTtgaatttaattaaatgtactCGTGTTCAATTACAGAAACCCGTAAGTTAATTttagaaattatatatataatatactgtatgtggagaATGGAGACAGTATCTTGTGTACACTGAATAAAATGTGTACTGCAACACCAAAGCCCTCCTTttataaagacaaaaatgtgcTTGATTGAGATGCAACTAaactagcaagaaaaaaaacgtaaaaatcgTATCTTCTTTGTTGCCAATTACTGTTCTTCTCCATTTCTCTTTTGTCAGTCTCCCACGGTCGTGTCCATGTCCGTGAGGTATTTGGACCTCTCATCCAAGCGTTATCACACGGTGGACCTCAAATGCCCATACCAAAGCACCACTCCCACACCAGTTACCCCATCCACACCGCCAGCCCAATTCGGCAAGACTCAGATAAACCCTACTGCCGTTGTGAAGCCCAAAGTCTTCTGCTCCTCCAAACAGATGCTTGTGAAGCTTCCACCTGGTCCCATCTCTGGAATTGTTCTTAAAGGTGCGTGTGTACTTTGACCCGggattgtactgtatatgtatgaaaTGCATATGGGAACAATCAGCTCTGCATGACTTGAACTTGCTTCAGGGGTGCCCCTGGATGGGGGAGGGGAACAGGAGTGTTTTTGACTGGAAGCAAAAACCAGTATGAAGTCAATGTGAAACTATTTATAAATGTGCCAAAAACTAGTTCCTTTCTTCAATTTTTAAGATGCACAAGGAAATGAGACAAGTGTCCAGGATGCTTCACAGCACTGCGGGTATTCTGCCAACATAGGAAAAGATGGTAAAATCCATTTGAGACTCCCGTTACATACAAGCTGTCAAATGAGTATGCAGGCAAGTATTGTTTTGGATTTCACACTGAGCAtacaacatttttaatgtattgtaGTGTAATTAACACAGTAACTTGtgtacaaacatttttttgtcaaaggaTAACATGTACATCATCACTGTCGCCTATATGACTCAAAGTGGACAAAAGGGGGCTCAGTTTTACTGTCCAGTTTCCAACTCTTTAGCTGGACAAGGTACTTTTTTCACTGTACTTCTCTGAAAGGTAATTCCATGCCATTTACAATTATGTAAACGGTGTGGCTGACATTTGTCATgctgtcccttttttttttttttgttttttttgtaagattGTAACCTTCCCAGCGAACAACGTCTCCCCTGCGGACAAGGCCCTACATCCCAGCCATCATGTCTCTCCATGGGCTGCTGCTTCAGCAAGCACCCCCCTGCCTGCTATTACCCCATGGACGGTGAGCTACAGTCTCACCAGCAGTTTCACACCACACAGCGGAGAACATGTGACTCTTTAGCTGCGGAAACGTAAGCACAACAGCTGCTGTATGCATAGaggcagttcagagtcggggcAGCATGATTCAAAATGGCAGCCCACAGTGTGAAAAGCGTGTAGACACCTCGGGTCTCTATCAGTTGCCTCTCAATATGTGACCTTTTGTTCAGCTGACATTTACATGATGTGCAAACCTCATGGTCCGTgcatgttctgtgtgtgtttgtgcttctCTTGCAGAGTGCACAATCGATCGCCACTTTGTCTTCTCTGTGCCTGCATCACTCACGGAGCCCCCACTGTCCCCATCCCTCTTGGTGGTTGCAAACAACTCCACCTGTAAACCAGTAAAAGCTACTTCTGAGTATGCTTTGTTCAAGCTCCCCATGGATGGCTGCGGGGCTCGCAGAATGGTGACTTTCAATGAATGGAACGCCTTCTactaaatattaaaatgttcaaTAGGAACAGGCTCTTTTGAATTCTGTGATTCTTGACTGATTGTGTAAACTGTCTCTTTTCTCCGCCCTAACAGGAAATGGGGAAATCTTTGATCTATATGGTGGAAGTTGTCAACATGGTTCAGACCATCAGCCTTAATTATGGCACCATCACAAGAGACTCTCCTGTTAGGTCAGACAAAGTTCCTTTTTTATCAATTTTTCATTAGAACTGAAGAATACtacttttgcttttatttgaaaAGGTTAATGTAGTAAAGCAGAAATGTCTTGCTAatttaattgtaaaaataaggGTTTTGTATTCACTGGGTGAAAACTAGGAGACAAAACTCACCTGGCTTCTTCCAGTTGACAAGTTGATGGtggcaaatattttttaaaatattttatagaaaataataagAGACTTACATACTGCCATGTTAGACTAAGGTAGTCTGTTTAGGCAAGACAGCAAGATTGTAGTAATCTTCTCTAATTGCTCCCACAGCCAGTTTGTttcaaggttgtttttttatttacatactCCTGTGCCTTTACTTATTGGCAGGTTGCTGGTGGAGTGCAGGTATCTACCAGGTAGTGTCCTAACTGTGAGCTACTTGGTGAAAACTCCCACTCTGGCACCGACCGTCCAGACTCAGGGGGTATTTGGTGTCCAGCTCAGACTTGCCAAAGGTAGACAGAGAGCACTAATCTCTTTTGATCATTTAAGAagctgatgaaagatgagtACAAAAACCATGTTTCTGTAGCAGAATCAAGGtgatttactgtacatgttacCTTCCACTGTACCAATACCACCACCTTTCATCATCTCTCAGATGCTCAGTACACCAGCTACTACCCACAGTATCACCAGCCCCTGCAGATGCTCCTGGGGAAACCCCTCTACCTGGAAGTACGGATGCTCAACGCCCCGGATCCCaatttggtgctgctggtgcACTACTGTGTGGCCTACCCACGCTCTGGCGAAGCTGTGTGGGTGCTGCTTTACAACGGGTATGTTTTAGTGGTTCTACTTGAGTCAGTGAGACAGGATTGCAGTGGATGGGACAGAAATGCTGCTGACAAATGTCTTAGGTAGCTGATAAGGGGATAAACATAAGAGAgataaatgtgtattttcttttgttctttttcatctttttctacCAAGATGCCCCAACCCATTGGACCCAGCCTCTCAACAAGTTGTGCTGTCTCATCCTGAACCACCATCCCCTCAAGGTCAAATCCGCCGCTTCACCATGAGCACCTTTCAGTTCCTTCCTGATCATGAGATCAAGGATCCAGATGAGGAGGTAATCGTAAACAGTGACCCCTGTGTTCTACACATTCATATAATGTCTTAACAAATCCATTGATTGACTTAATTGACCTTTCGTGTCAGGAAGAAATATTATGGCATACAGGTGAGATTGTGATTCATGCAGTAATAACTAAGGGTGCCACAAGACACCCAACTTgagacgatgcatgagattgggtccaagagaatgagacaagattttaacattaagaaaagtacaatgaaaaaatatgactgggcaaacttttttttaatttaaccaagtcacaaaacaatgcaggtgtgttttgaaatgtttagtcccacaaattgacgctaaacgatATAGTCTACTTTTTGTGAGCCCAAATAAACCGCTAAtattatcatatataataagaaataataataataatgcactattttcttttaatataaaactttatttgtatAGAACTTTACAATatcccaatggtgcccaaggtgctccacaagagtaaaaacaggtTATAGCAAATAAGAAAAGGGTAATATTGAATAAGATACATatgataaaatacatataatcgtGTGTCAAaagccagtctgaataaattAGTTTTTAAATGGTATTTGATATTTAAGTACCAAGACAAGTTTTGCATTGGgaatacttatttccctcaaTCAAAAACTAATAAATGTGtaactgtttttatttgtaattttttcaggattttgttttctattcagtctctctctgttacaataaacctaccataaaaattctggactgttcatatctttataAAAGCATATACCgtacttacaaaatcagcagggggtCAAATACTTATTGTATATATCCCACGGTATACACAAACATATCAATTTAATAACTACTCTGTGTTGAAAATAGAATAATGGCAA contains:
- the LOC129182802 gene encoding uncharacterized protein LOC129182802 isoform X1; translated protein: MFCNERRNKSALFLFLLTINVFHLCGSIPPASWRGSIVPHGNQESASTVRELVKQYSHQGFLDSQLAKGRKLRESEASYMKHLFKSEDHEPVDQSIVPWTWTNGKVTTQQRVANIEDGYQGHVTGSRGVYGKALLPSSDSFPHVSDWLAMNPVLMCYHDVMTFTAYRKGFTQLFVDTGGAYPISLLQLPPYCGYTVRTSRNDLQMIVPYDACYITQENGSYVLPMLWRNSPLKLTCPAQIPASLIPDVLCSHYGMAVQLYQQEKDLPMLGVLVNGGWAQFVSAQCAYRVDSQLENLIFFISFIAPCVTIGDGLQLQLVFDRQEMILSCPVPSTASRSPPGGTRHMPGTGSPSPQSPSPPSPVQEPIASLPDYLHTTYREFLYTKFPQFYSPGPEPASPPSLSPGSLPGATSPHQIHNPSNVLPAASGASFEDQIAKPDYLHIVKPGFPYPIFSHVSPPGFQPASPQPTSPQVPHQPKLQDYLQTPFYVIPTAPSMQGQAAPPSSRLFHPPKHPSGPHDQLPSNSYGIYHPYEQLFDPKEANDIRPPPMSYPNIVRPPAATPTQKPAIPSYLFPQAPLYFLPPPHSEHLHPTCPPYAETLCGYYQHSDPYSFPSYLPVHPPVPHFPTESPATTQKPVLPSPSKRTPLPPHYHCEVGSVVVFLPTAHPHLIQVKDQETWQSLSTVCGHKIHMPTISTVILYSPLPGCYTMLLSPTVVSMSVRYLDLSSKRYHTVDLKCPYQSTTPTPVTPSTPPAQFGKTQINPTAVVKPKVFCSSKQMLVKLPPGPISGIVLKDAQGNETSVQDASQHCGYSANIGKDGKIHLRLPLHTSCQMSMQDNMYIITVAYMTQSGQKGAQFYCPVSNSLAGQDCNLPSEQRLPCGQGPTSQPSCLSMGCCFSKHPPACYYPMDECTIDRHFVFSVPASLTEPPLSPSLLVVANNSTCKPVKATSEYALFKLPMDGCGARRMEMGKSLIYMVEVVNMVQTISLNYGTITRDSPVRLLVECRYLPGSVLTVSYLVKTPTLAPTVQTQGVFGVQLRLAKDAQYTSYYPQYHQPLQMLLGKPLYLEVRMLNAPDPNLVLLVHYCVAYPRSGEAVWVLLYNGCPNPLDPASQQVVLSHPEPPSPQGQIRRFTMSTFQFLPDHEIKDPDEEIYFMCSTEVCSPHDGPCVEGCFGH
- the LOC129182802 gene encoding uncharacterized protein LOC129182802 isoform X2 codes for the protein MFCNERRNKSALFLFLLTINVFHLCGSIPPASWRGSIVPHGNQESASTVRELVKQYSHQGFLDSQLAKGRKLRESEASYMKHLFKSEDHEPVDQSIVPWTWTNGKVTTQQRVANIEDGYQGHVTGSRGVYGKALLPSSDSFPHVSDWLAMNPVLMCYHDVMTFTAYRKGFTQLFVDTGGAYPISLLQLPPYCGYTVRTSRNDLQMIVPYDACYITQENGSYVLPMLWRNSPLKLTCPAQIPASLIPDVLCSHYGMAVQLYQQEKDLPMLGVLVNGGWAQFVSAQCAYRVDSQLENLIFFISFIAPCVTIGDGLQLQLVFDRQEMILSCPVPSTASRSPPGGTRHMPGTGSPSPQSPSPPSPVQEPIASLPDYLHTTYREFLYTKFPQFYSPGPEPASPPSLSPGSLPGATSPHQIHNPSNVLPAASGASFEDQIAKPDYLHIVKPGFPYPIFSHVSPPGFQPASPQPTSPQVPHQPKLQDYLQTPFYVIPTAPSMQGQAAPPSSRLFHPPKHPSGPHDQLPSNSYGIYHPYEQLFDPKEANDIRPPPMSYPNIVRPPAATPTQKPAIPSYLFPQAPLYFLPPPHSEHLHPTCPPYAETLCGYYQHSDPYSFPSYLPVHPPVPHFPTESPATTQKPVLPSPSKRTPLPPHYHCEVGSVVVFLPTAHPHLIQVKDQETWQSLSTVCGHKIHMPTISTVILYSPLPGCYTMLLSPTVVSMSVRYLDLSSKRYHTVDLKCPYQSTTPTPVTPSTPPAQFGKTQINPTAVVKPKVFCSSKQMLVKLPPGPISGIVLKDAQGNETSVQDASQHCGYSANIGKDGKIHLRLPLHTSCQMSMQDNMYIITVAYMTQSGQKGAQFYCPVSNSLAGQECTIDRHFVFSVPASLTEPPLSPSLLVVANNSTCKPVKATSEYALFKLPMDGCGARRMEMGKSLIYMVEVVNMVQTISLNYGTITRDSPVRLLVECRYLPGSVLTVSYLVKTPTLAPTVQTQGVFGVQLRLAKDAQYTSYYPQYHQPLQMLLGKPLYLEVRMLNAPDPNLVLLVHYCVAYPRSGEAVWVLLYNGCPNPLDPASQQVVLSHPEPPSPQGQIRRFTMSTFQFLPDHEIKDPDEEIYFMCSTEVCSPHDGPCVEGCFGH
- the LOC129182802 gene encoding uncharacterized protein LOC129182802 isoform X3, giving the protein MFCNERRNKSALFLFLLTINVFHLCGSIPPASWRGSIVPHGNQESASTVRELVKQYSHQGFLDSQLAKGRKLRESEASYMKHLFKSEDHEPVDQSIVPWTWTNGKVTTQQRVANIEDGYQGHVTGSRGVYGKALLPSSDSFPHVSDWLAMNPVLMCYHDVMTFTAYRKGFTQLFVDTGGAYPISLLQLPPYCGYTVRTSRNDLQMIVPYDACYITQENGSYVLPMLWRNSPLKLTCPAQIPASLIPDVLCSHYGMAVQLYQQEKDLPMLGVLVNGGWAQFVSAQCAYRVDSQLENLIFFISFIAPCVTIGDGLQLQLVFDRQEMILSCPVPSTASRSPPGGTRHMPEPASPPSLSPGSLPGATSPHQIHNPSNVLPAASGASFEDQIAKPDYLHIVKPGFPYPIFSHVSPPGFQPASPQPTSPQVPHQPKLQDYLQTPFYVIPTAPSMQGQAAPPSSRLFHPPKHPSGPHDQLPSNSYGIYHPYEQLFDPKEANDIRPPPMSYPNIVRPPAATPTQKPAIPSYLFPQAPLYFLPPPHSEHLHPTCPPYAETLCGYYQHSDPYSFPSYLPVHPPVPHFPTESPATTQKPVLPSPSKRTPLPPHYHCEVGSVVVFLPTAHPHLIQVKDQETWQSLSTVCGHKIHMPTISTVILYSPLPGCYTMLLSPTVVSMSVRYLDLSSKRYHTVDLKCPYQSTTPTPVTPSTPPAQFGKTQINPTAVVKPKVFCSSKQMLVKLPPGPISGIVLKDAQGNETSVQDASQHCGYSANIGKDGKIHLRLPLHTSCQMSMQDNMYIITVAYMTQSGQKGAQFYCPVSNSLAGQDCNLPSEQRLPCGQGPTSQPSCLSMGCCFSKHPPACYYPMDECTIDRHFVFSVPASLTEPPLSPSLLVVANNSTCKPVKATSEYALFKLPMDGCGARRMEMGKSLIYMVEVVNMVQTISLNYGTITRDSPVRLLVECRYLPGSVLTVSYLVKTPTLAPTVQTQGVFGVQLRLAKDAQYTSYYPQYHQPLQMLLGKPLYLEVRMLNAPDPNLVLLVHYCVAYPRSGEAVWVLLYNGCPNPLDPASQQVVLSHPEPPSPQGQIRRFTMSTFQFLPDHEIKDPDEEIYFMCSTEVCSPHDGPCVEGCFGH
- the LOC129182802 gene encoding uncharacterized protein LOC129182802 isoform X4; its protein translation is MIVPYDACYITQENGSYVLPMLWRNSPLKLTCPAQIPASLIPDVLCSHYGMAVQLYQQEKDLPMLGVLVNGGWAQFVSAQCAYRVDSQLENLIFFISFIAPCVTIGDGLQLQLVFDRQEMILSCPVPSTASRSPPGGTRHMPGTGSPSPQSPSPPSPVQEPIASLPDYLHTTYREFLYTKFPQFYSPGPEPASPPSLSPGSLPGATSPHQIHNPSNVLPAASGASFEDQIAKPDYLHIVKPGFPYPIFSHVSPPGFQPASPQPTSPQVPHQPKLQDYLQTPFYVIPTAPSMQGQAAPPSSRLFHPPKHPSGPHDQLPSNSYGIYHPYEQLFDPKEANDIRPPPMSYPNIVRPPAATPTQKPAIPSYLFPQAPLYFLPPPHSEHLHPTCPPYAETLCGYYQHSDPYSFPSYLPVHPPVPHFPTESPATTQKPVLPSPSKRTPLPPHYHCEVGSVVVFLPTAHPHLIQVKDQETWQSLSTVCGHKIHMPTISTVILYSPLPGCYTMLLSPTVVSMSVRYLDLSSKRYHTVDLKCPYQSTTPTPVTPSTPPAQFGKTQINPTAVVKPKVFCSSKQMLVKLPPGPISGIVLKDAQGNETSVQDASQHCGYSANIGKDGKIHLRLPLHTSCQMSMQDNMYIITVAYMTQSGQKGAQFYCPVSNSLAGQDCNLPSEQRLPCGQGPTSQPSCLSMGCCFSKHPPACYYPMDECTIDRHFVFSVPASLTEPPLSPSLLVVANNSTCKPVKATSEYALFKLPMDGCGARRMEMGKSLIYMVEVVNMVQTISLNYGTITRDSPVRLLVECRYLPGSVLTVSYLVKTPTLAPTVQTQGVFGVQLRLAKDAQYTSYYPQYHQPLQMLLGKPLYLEVRMLNAPDPNLVLLVHYCVAYPRSGEAVWVLLYNGCPNPLDPASQQVVLSHPEPPSPQGQIRRFTMSTFQFLPDHEIKDPDEEIYFMCSTEVCSPHDGPCVEGCFGH